The following are from one region of the Paenibacillus sp. KS-LC4 genome:
- the alr gene encoding alanine racemase, which yields MEGYYRPTRVEISLDALRRNLSLFRAHMGEGVRLMASVKANAYGHGAVEIAREAASSGVDYLGVAFLDEALELRRAGISLPILVLGYVAADALWLARKHDITIALFREDVLAAASKLPDPDEDHINHKLKVHIKVDSGMGRLGLIGAEAAIPFIEKALSVPQLEVEGLFTHYSRADEQDKSYTILQHERFQEIVRYVEQHELPIPIIHAANSAAGMDTPELAGNMLRLGISMYGLYPSDEVRHDELKLEPVLSLKTEIVMVKNAPSGWGISYGARYVTQGEERIGTLPIGYADGFSRMLTGKAQALVRGVKVPVRGTICMDQCMIALDAATTEAGEPVEQGEEVVLIGEQGNARISAEEVAMQLGTIPYEVTCMLAARVPRVYMKDGKALSVVNPLI from the coding sequence TTGGAGGGGTATTATCGCCCGACACGGGTAGAAATTTCTTTGGATGCGCTGCGTCGCAATTTAAGCTTGTTTCGAGCGCATATGGGCGAGGGCGTACGCCTGATGGCTTCTGTGAAAGCAAATGCTTATGGCCATGGAGCGGTGGAAATTGCACGGGAGGCTGCAAGCAGCGGAGTCGATTATTTAGGGGTCGCTTTTCTGGATGAGGCATTGGAGCTCAGACGGGCAGGCATTTCCCTCCCTATATTGGTGCTTGGCTATGTTGCGGCGGATGCGCTTTGGCTTGCACGAAAGCATGATATAACGATTGCCTTGTTTCGTGAGGATGTGCTAGCGGCAGCTTCCAAGCTGCCGGATCCGGATGAGGATCATATTAATCATAAGCTAAAGGTTCATATTAAAGTGGATTCCGGCATGGGACGGCTTGGGCTCATTGGAGCGGAGGCGGCTATCCCTTTTATTGAAAAGGCGCTTTCCGTTCCCCAGCTTGAAGTCGAAGGGTTATTTACCCACTATTCACGTGCGGATGAGCAGGACAAAAGCTATACGATTTTGCAGCATGAGCGCTTCCAGGAAATTGTTCGTTACGTAGAGCAGCATGAGCTTCCGATTCCGATTATTCATGCAGCGAACAGCGCCGCAGGCATGGATACGCCGGAGCTTGCAGGCAATATGCTGCGACTTGGCATTAGTATGTATGGTCTATACCCTTCGGATGAGGTGCGCCATGATGAACTGAAGTTGGAGCCGGTATTGTCGCTTAAGACGGAGATCGTTATGGTGAAAAATGCACCTTCTGGCTGGGGCATCAGCTATGGCGCACGTTATGTGACGCAGGGCGAGGAGCGGATTGGCACGCTTCCGATTGGCTATGCAGACGGCTTTAGCCGGATGCTCACAGGCAAAGCTCAAGCGCTTGTCCGTGGCGTGAAGGTTCCTGTCCGCGGGACGATTTGTATGGATCAGTGTATGATTGCGCTTGATGCGGCGACGACGGAAGCGGGAGAACCTGTAGAGCAAGGTGAAGAGGTTGTACTCATTGGCGAGCAGGGCAATGCGCGAATTTCTGCAGAAGAGGTCGCGATGCAGCTCGGCACGATTCCTTATGAGGTCACCTGCATGCTGGCTGCTCGTGTACCGCGTGTCTATATGAAGGACGGAAAGGCGTTATCCGTCGTAAATCCTTTAATTTGA
- a CDS encoding CopG family ribbon-helix-helix protein, translated as MANVQNTKRIMISLPDHLLEEVDGIVAKENSNRSEFIRQAMKLYLVERKKRQIRESMQRGYLEMAKINLNMASEAFQAEVEADHTLGRLVSGV; from the coding sequence GTGGCCAATGTGCAGAACACCAAGAGGATCATGATTAGCTTGCCGGATCATTTACTGGAGGAGGTTGACGGTATCGTAGCTAAGGAGAACTCTAACCGCAGTGAATTTATTAGGCAGGCTATGAAGCTGTACCTTGTGGAAAGAAAGAAACGGCAAATCCGCGAGTCCATGCAGCGTGGGTATCTGGAGATGGCGAAAATCAACTTGAACATGGCCTCGGAAGCTTTTCAAGCGGAGGTAGAGGCTGATCACACGCTCGGCCGTCTTGTAAGCGGGGTGTAG
- a CDS encoding ATPase, T2SS/T4P/T4SS family: protein MRAVKGRFSPFDYSAQLRVGVTGSKEGEAREPELPAASHEADFDRLADEMKAFLAAPRGLNDDERRQYNETLNRAVLGFMPEREQIYAVINDRLRRLRIHNQDGYDHPYETLGEALFAEVIGLNVLELVMQHKDGLEEVQVVGTQIYEVRSGEAVMSQHQFASIRDVERIQSNLVLYNNDRFTPRKRWAEVMLSDGSRVTMTGFGFTSKPTLTIRFFTVKSFGLPVLCEPEYETISGAMLSMLQAVLQARFNLIIIGSTNSGKTHLMKALIASLPDEERIITIEGRFEMMLGRDFPAKNIVEYETDEDDPQHHASRAFKLALRQSPQRIVHAEIRDGDANIYVRACTRGHSGSMTTVHASTLEDVPEVITDMCMLDGRGMSPERLTKRIAEYVVEIGIEMRNIKGRRIVSRLAEIGWSNNEVTVRDWAVYDEVLEQWQYPQRPSQRAMRKLARGGLFFD, encoded by the coding sequence TTGAGGGCGGTTAAAGGCCGATTTTCCCCTTTCGATTATTCAGCCCAGTTGAGAGTGGGGGTGACTGGGAGCAAGGAGGGGGAAGCTAGAGAACCGGAGCTGCCTGCTGCGTCACATGAAGCGGATTTTGACAGACTCGCCGATGAGATGAAAGCTTTTCTGGCGGCGCCTCGTGGACTGAACGATGATGAGCGCAGACAATACAATGAGACGTTAAACCGTGCTGTGCTTGGCTTTATGCCAGAACGGGAACAAATTTATGCGGTCATTAATGATCGGCTGCGGCGACTGCGCATTCATAATCAAGATGGTTATGATCATCCCTACGAAACCCTTGGTGAAGCTCTATTCGCTGAGGTTATTGGGCTGAACGTGCTGGAGCTGGTTATGCAGCACAAGGATGGGCTGGAGGAAGTACAGGTCGTAGGTACGCAAATTTATGAGGTTCGCAGTGGCGAGGCCGTTATGTCTCAGCATCAATTTGCAAGCATACGCGATGTTGAACGCATCCAGAGCAATTTGGTGCTATATAACAACGATCGCTTCACCCCGCGCAAGCGTTGGGCAGAAGTAATGCTTAGCGACGGCTCACGCGTAACGATGACAGGCTTCGGCTTCACCTCAAAGCCAACGCTGACGATTCGCTTTTTCACTGTAAAAAGCTTCGGTCTGCCTGTACTTTGCGAGCCGGAATACGAAACGATAAGTGGTGCTATGCTTTCGATGCTGCAAGCTGTGCTGCAGGCAAGATTCAACCTCATTATTATTGGGTCGACGAATTCCGGCAAGACCCACCTAATGAAGGCGCTAATTGCCAGCCTGCCGGATGAGGAGAGAATCATTACGATTGAAGGGCGCTTCGAAATGATGCTCGGAAGAGATTTTCCAGCAAAAAATATCGTTGAATACGAAACCGACGAGGACGACCCGCAGCACCACGCCAGCCGGGCATTCAAATTGGCGCTGAGGCAATCTCCGCAGCGCATCGTGCATGCGGAGATCAGGGACGGCGATGCGAACATTTATGTGAGAGCCTGCACGAGAGGACATTCCGGCAGCATGACAACCGTTCACGCAAGTACGCTTGAGGATGTGCCCGAGGTAATCACCGATATGTGTATGCTGGATGGGCGAGGCATGAGCCCTGAGCGGCTGACAAAACGGATTGCTGAGTATGTAGTGGAGATTGGAATTGAAATGCGCAACATTAAGGGCCGGCGTATCGTATCGCGACTTGCTGAAATAGGCTGGTCGAACAACGAGGTAACGGTACGTGATTGGGCGGTTTATGATGAGGTGCTGGAGCAGTGGCAATATCCGCAGCGGCCTTCGCAGCGAGCGATGAGGAAGCTGGCGAGAGGAGGTTTGTTTTTTGACTAG
- a CDS encoding outer membrane lipoprotein carrier protein LolA → MRRMTWAAAMILCFSLVLAACGTKDAESVVKDLDKVVNGLESYQGSGTMTLHTGQQPLTYKVEVSYQKPQYYRIKLTNEEKDITQIVLRNDDGVFVLTPRLNKVFRFQSDWPQNQGQVYLYQTLVQSILLDNSRQFASEESAYVFDVMANYNNGSLARQKIWLDKSSYKPVHVEVSDANAALMVEVQFNAFEFGSKFDKSVFETEANMKSTPSSGGTGDQATSAMPQDNANNNGTNHNQASGSDNNANGQNDVDSSTGITGNSDTEANSEQNTGSDQNVSSDQNADGSSNTDEEANETSALPEDGIFLTMAPTYLPDGVVWKDSSDVEFAGNPGQLTRYTGAYDFSLIQTQPHDQAASLVPGTLVDLGFTWGELTSGAEQQTLSWTYEGDQFRLTSAALPETEMIKIAQSVQSGVDK, encoded by the coding sequence ATGCGTCGCATGACATGGGCCGCGGCAATGATATTATGTTTTTCACTCGTATTGGCTGCCTGCGGGACGAAGGATGCCGAGTCCGTGGTGAAGGATCTGGACAAGGTAGTAAATGGGCTTGAGAGCTATCAAGGAAGCGGGACGATGACACTGCATACGGGACAGCAGCCGCTTACCTACAAGGTTGAAGTATCGTACCAGAAGCCGCAATATTATCGCATAAAGCTAACTAATGAAGAAAAAGACATTACCCAAATTGTACTGCGCAATGACGATGGCGTTTTCGTTCTGACGCCGCGCCTCAATAAAGTGTTCCGTTTCCAAAGCGATTGGCCGCAAAATCAAGGCCAGGTTTATTTGTACCAGACGCTGGTGCAGAGCATCCTGCTTGATAACTCACGCCAATTTGCTTCTGAAGAAAGTGCCTACGTTTTCGATGTTATGGCGAATTATAATAATGGTTCATTGGCACGGCAAAAGATTTGGCTAGACAAGTCTAGCTACAAGCCAGTCCATGTCGAGGTCAGCGACGCCAATGCTGCGCTTATGGTCGAGGTGCAGTTTAATGCGTTCGAATTTGGCTCCAAATTCGACAAAAGTGTATTCGAGACAGAAGCCAACATGAAGTCGACCCCGTCAAGCGGCGGCACAGGCGACCAAGCGACTTCGGCGATGCCTCAGGATAATGCGAATAACAATGGCACAAACCATAATCAAGCCTCAGGTTCAGACAATAACGCAAACGGGCAGAACGATGTGGACAGCAGCACAGGCATTACCGGCAATTCAGATACAGAAGCTAATTCGGAGCAAAATACCGGCAGCGATCAAAATGTGAGTTCAGATCAAAATGCAGATGGCAGCTCGAATACGGATGAGGAAGCCAATGAGACTAGCGCGCTGCCGGAGGATGGCATATTCCTGACGATGGCTCCGACTTATTTGCCAGATGGCGTCGTATGGAAAGACAGCAGTGATGTGGAGTTCGCTGGGAATCCTGGGCAGCTGACTCGGTATACAGGCGCTTACGACTTCTCGCTTATTCAGACTCAGCCGCATGATCAAGCAGCTTCGCTCGTACCGGGAACTTTGGTGGATCTTGGTTTTACGTGGGGTGAGCTCACCTCAGGAGCCGAGCAGCAAACGCTCAGCTGGACATATGAAGGCGATCAATTCAGACTGACAAGCGCCGCGCTGCCGGAAACCGAAATGATCAAAATTGCCCAATCCGTGCAATCTGGTGTCGATAAATAG
- a CDS encoding PspC domain-containing protein, whose product MKKLFRSTTDSKLTGLCGGLGQWLGIDSTIIRLLVIVASLFSSGAVILAYFIAVLVVPKAPQGNFGFSDHY is encoded by the coding sequence ATGAAAAAATTATTTCGCTCAACTACGGACAGTAAGCTGACTGGTCTGTGCGGAGGTTTAGGACAATGGCTCGGCATTGATTCTACTATTATAAGATTGCTTGTTATTGTTGCATCGCTTTTCAGCTCAGGTGCTGTCATACTTGCTTATTTCATTGCAGTATTAGTTGTTCCAAAAGCTCCGCAAGGCAATTTCGGCTTTTCTGATCACTACTAA
- a CDS encoding flagellar biosynthesis protein FlgA, giving the protein MNRRRNIWISVLAALLSGALVYGLFQIQQLQLQRQEMVAVVVPKRFIDAGVTLMAEDLAYRYVPKAAYDNGMLLDVATAAGMETLVPLGTQEPILSWKIDRFHLLPSSGESTFQIPRDYVRSISNGIRAGDKVVLYLSGEGEGSGRLFDRAVTVASVKSSGNVEIDNLEAPNLLSLADGDKEKMYASRREANGMIDYINLNLTERQWLEMDSYCKDGSRKLVIAFSPESLHVVDETKEERS; this is encoded by the coding sequence ATGAACAGGAGAAGGAATATTTGGATAAGCGTGCTGGCTGCGCTGCTCTCGGGTGCGCTCGTATACGGCCTGTTTCAGATTCAGCAGCTGCAATTGCAGCGTCAAGAGATGGTTGCCGTCGTCGTTCCCAAGCGCTTTATTGATGCTGGGGTGACTTTGATGGCGGAGGATCTCGCCTACCGCTATGTGCCGAAAGCGGCTTATGACAATGGAATGCTGCTGGACGTTGCGACTGCTGCTGGAATGGAGACGCTTGTGCCGCTAGGCACTCAGGAACCGATACTAAGCTGGAAAATCGACCGTTTTCATCTTCTGCCGAGCAGCGGCGAATCGACCTTTCAAATTCCGCGGGATTATGTCCGTTCCATTTCTAACGGCATTCGTGCCGGGGATAAGGTCGTGCTTTATTTATCGGGAGAAGGCGAAGGCTCCGGCCGCTTGTTCGATCGGGCAGTTACAGTAGCGTCGGTCAAATCTTCAGGAAATGTTGAGATTGATAATTTGGAGGCTCCAAATCTACTCTCCTTAGCGGATGGGGATAAGGAAAAAATGTATGCCTCGCGACGTGAGGCTAATGGCATGATCGATTATATCAACCTTAATCTGACCGAGAGGCAGTGGCTCGAAATGGATAGCTATTGCAAGGATGGGAGCCGTAAGCTTGTTATAGCCTTCAGCCCGGAATCACTCCATGTTGTGGATGAGACGAAGGAGGAGCGGTCTTGA
- a CDS encoding type II toxin-antitoxin system PemK/MazF family toxin has protein sequence MIVKRGDVFFADLSPVVGSEQGGVRPVLVIQNDIGNRFSPTVIVAAITAQIQKAKLPTHVEMNAAAHGFDRDSVVLLEQIRTIDKQRLTDKITHLDDETMRKVDDALLISVGLIDF, from the coding sequence TTGATCGTAAAACGTGGAGACGTGTTCTTTGCTGATCTGTCACCTGTCGTCGGATCGGAGCAGGGCGGAGTGCGGCCTGTTCTTGTCATTCAGAATGATATCGGCAACCGGTTTAGTCCGACCGTCATAGTGGCGGCCATTACCGCGCAGATTCAGAAGGCGAAGCTCCCTACACATGTAGAAATGAACGCGGCTGCACATGGCTTTGACCGGGATTCCGTCGTTCTGCTTGAGCAGATTCGAACGATCGACAAACAGCGGTTAACCGACAAAATTACGCATTTGGATGATGAAACGATGCGTAAGGTCGATGATGCGCTGCTGATTAGTGTGGGCCTGATTGATTTTTAA